The DNA window CAAGCcagggggtgggcagcagagccCAGCTAGCAACTGCAGGAGCTGGAGGTGTGCTTAGGGTTCCTTGGGCAGGGATTCCAGAGTTCTAGGTCCCCGGAGCTTGGTCTAGAGTAAGTGGGTGGGTTGCAGGCTCCAGGAGAGCACCTGGTCTTAGATCGCTCGACATGCTCACCCCAAGAGGAGGGCCAGAGCAGGGACCTCTCTTGCCCAAGTCTGAAGGGCAGACTGAATGCTGACTCAAGGCTGGAGTCCAGCTGTCAGTCTCGTGAACCCCCCTCCACCAACCCACGCCTGGTTCCGAGGCTCAGTGACCTGTGGAGCTcccagaagggaagaaggaaatcttCCCTTTGCATCCCAGTACCCGACACCGAGAAAGTGGCCACTAATGCTTAATAAATGAGAGATTGGGCAGATGTGGCCCGCTGGAGTGGAAAGGCCAGGggttttagaggcagtgacctggGGTCCAGTCacccctgagcctcagtgttctcatctgtgaaatagggagaATGACGCTGACTCACCAGGCTGCtgtgagcaagggacagagaggaggtcAGTCATACACACGACCCTGGGTCTGCCTCGGGCCGGTGTCACCCAGACTTGCTCTAACTAGCATGAGCCAGGTGGTATAATTCTAGGAGTACTCTGAGCTGGTTGTTGAAATGAGCCATTACTGAGTAATGTAGCATCAAACAGTGTTCCAATCCCTGCATCTATAcagcaaatgttttaaaatagccCTATTGCAATCAGTAGTGCTAAAGATTTGAAAGAGGGTTCAGTTTCATGAATTTAATCTGTCCAAGGGTGAGAAATAGTGTAACAGTAGCTCACTTATCAGATTTAGCGACATTACATTTATTGGGAAATAAATGTAACAGCCTTGCTGTTTTGTTCCAGCACGGGAGATCCAGTTCAGATCTGGCCTTCCAGATCTTTCGATGGTATATTTGTCAAGGTGGGAAGAAAGAACGTATTTTATGAAACAGTCTGTTAGGCGATGGGACTCCATTTGCCCCTAGCCCTGCTGATGTCAGGGGCACCGTCCCAGTTACTGATCCAAGTGGGAGAGAAAGTTTGCCCATCTGTAGAATCTGTCTGATTCCAGGCCCCATGACCTGTGATGACTGCCTTGCAGCACTGGTCAGAAAACCTGTCATAGGATGAGGTCTCAGAGGGCAAACTGACAGAAGACAAGGTGGGGTGGCCGTGAGAGGTCCCCAGGAAGGGTGCTGTGGGAGTTTTAAGGCCTACATGCAGGGCAGCCCCCGCTCTATCCCTCCATATAAGGTGATGGCACTGGGCCCTCTTGGAGGGAGTTAGGTTTTGCAGGAACCAAAGGCGGGATCTTAGGCCAGGCTCTGGTGCTGCTTCCCTGGGACACTTCAGTTTCTGCTCCCTGGTCACATATGTGTTCTGGCCCTCTTCGAGCCCAGGCTCTGGAAAGTTCTGAAAGGGCTAGGCCTTCCCCTTCAACCTTTCCACAGGCACAAAGGCAACTGATTGTCTCTAAACCCCACCGGGGAGGCTGCCTTTTATTAGCAGCTCTGCTGAAATCCTAGGCTGCAAGGAGAGGCCTTAATCGGGGAGCTGAAGGGGCTGAACTGGGGACCTTCCGTCCCTCTCCCCTCATCCCCTTCTGCCCTCTGGTGGCCTCTGCCTGGGAATCTGGGATCCAGAGTGGCCTCGAGGGTGGAGCTGAACTTCAGGAGCCAGGCCCTCAGCCGCCCAGCCTTCAGTGGCCCCCTCTACACAATGGGAAGGGTAGAGGTACCATGTGGTGCATCACAGGGTCATTGCAGGATGAAACGGGCCCAGGTGAAGTGCTCAGTACTGTGAGCCGccattgttttgttattattattacaaatagGGCCCAGCCTCTGAGGCACCAGCCAGGTGGTATGAGGAACAGAGGAGCTGGATGCTGAGAGGccctgacgggggggggggggggggggggggggggggcaccaccCTGTGGGCCTCAGGGATTGGAGAGTGTCACCCGGACAGCTTTTGACCAATTCTGAtggcagccccaccccagcctgaaTGGGAATCTCAGTGGTGGGGCCCAGGATCTTCCCCAGCTCCCTGCTGGCCTCACTGTGCCCTCAGGGCTGAGAGCCGGGCTCCCCTGGGCCTTGAGACTGGGTCTAGAGAAGCCTCAGCTCTGGCAGCCATTGTGTCTCCCCCAGGGAGGAAGGGTTGaggacagcagcaagccagattTAGTCAGAGCCTGGGACAACGTCCTGGCAGCACCCCTTGAAGTCTTTGAGAAAAGGACCAGGGCTTGTGTCAGAGGACAGCTTGAGGGTTCAGCAGCCTGGAAGCGGCGGGCTGGAGAGTGGACACAGCAGTGCCCACAGTTGTGATAATAACTGTCGCCACATAGGAGAGCTATTCTCTGCCAGGCCTTCCCAGAAGGGATTTCTGCTCGTCTCAGTAACCCGGAGGCATTATTTCCCTGGTTTCCCACATAAGCTGTCTTTGCCAAGGTGCCCTGGAGCCTGGACGCCCTGCTGTAGATTCCTGGTCTCCATGGGCTGGCCCTGGAGGGTAGGATTGCTTTCCTCTGGTTTTATTCAgttagagagggggagaaaagagaagagaaaagagaaggaagggaggagggagaggcaggaagggagagcgagggaggagacagaagggaAGTCAGGAGAAGGAGGGTgatagggttgccagataaaataccaGACACCCAGTTAAATCtggatttcagataaacagcaaaaaccttttagtataagtatatcccatgcaAAATgcgggacatacttatactaaaacgTATTCACTGTTTATCTGAAGTTCAGTTTAACTTGGCagccctgtaattttttttccttaaaaaattcttattacTCTATTTTTGAATAGGCAGGATACACATagctaaaaaataagtaaaaaatatgtCCAGTGTAAAATTTCTCTCCCATTCCTATTCCTCagtcttccattttccttcaggcaatttttccaattatttctatcattaagtggtatttccctccctttcccccattatttattttaacacaaaTGGCAGCATATTAGATGGACTATTATGTCCTTTGCCTTAGTCTTACTTAGCTCTGTTCTTGGAGATTGTTTTGATTTGTGTATACgattctgcttcattttttttaaacagctgcaAAATAGTCCATGCTATGACTATAATGGAATATATTTAGCCAATCTTCCATTGATACatagttaggttgtttccaatcttCTACTATAACAAGCAATGCTACGACAAATATTGTCACAGAATAGCACAGACAACACATGATGCGCTGAAAGCAGAAAGCCCCTGGTGCATGTCTAGCAGGATGTACATGGTCACCCTAGATTCTTTGCAACACGTGGTGTGTTGGATAGATGTTAGTGTGGCCCTCAGGATCCCCATCTCCTAGTAATCATGTTCCAGTATGATCCCCTACCCCTGAGTGTTGGTGGAAACCGTAACTTGCTTCTAGTCAATAGGATATGGCagtcctgtattttcatttgctgtATCTGGCAACTctaagaggggaggaggagagggagtcagcaaaaggaagggggagggaagggaaagggaggacagagagggcATGGGGGTGGAGAGCAAGTATGTGCGGCTGACTCTCTCTTCTGGGCTGTGCACAGAGTACAAGGAATGCTTCTCCCTGTATGACAAGCAGCAGCGGGGGAAGATAAAAGCCACTGACCTCATGGTGGTGATGAGGTGCCTGGGGGCCAGCCCGACACCTGGAGAGGTGCAGCGGCACCTGCAGACTCACGGGATCGGTGAGTGGGCGCTTGCCGGACGGGAATACACTATCTGGGCTGGTGGGTGGGCCCTGAGCCCCCCAGCTCTGGTCCTGGGGAGGGGCCCAGCAGGGGGTGGCCCAGAGGGTGGGGGTGTGAACAGCTCAGCCGgtggaggggcaggtgggagtCAGAACTCACCAGTGCTAGCTGTGGAGACATCTGGCCAGGTGTACAGTGTATCCCTCAGGCTTCCTTGAATCCTCATAGCAAccagtgccccctcccccccattctcGCACAGAGGACCACGGGATCTAGACGTTCCAACTAGGTCATCACAAACCTGCCATACAGATAGGGCCAACAGCGATCCCCTGTGTCTCCCTTGGCTGAGTACTTGTCACGTGCTTAGCTCGAACAACTGTGAAGTAGGCATCATCCTGTTTCATAGGTAAGAACCAAGGGTCAGAACcattaggtaacttgcccaagttcttAAGCCAATGGTGGAATCAGGGTTGGGACCTGATTCTTCTTCCAAAGACTGACCTCCTAAAAACGATGCAACACTCTGAGAAAAAGGGTAGAAGGAAACCCACCCAAGATGCTACCAAATTGTTCTCTCTGGAGATGGGATTAGGGATGATTTGTATACCCTttattgttgtttcttgtttgtttgacAGTGGGAACATACAGGACTTTGATAACTAGaaacaagttttaatttttttaaatttatttttggggggaagggcacctgggtggctcagtcagttgagcatctgactctcgattttgtcttgggtcatgatcccagggtcgtgggactgagcctgccatcaggctcttcactgagtgcggagtctgcttaagattctctctctttctccctctgcccctctcccccacttgtgcatgctctctctaattaaattttaaaaatttattttttaggggcgcctgggtggctcagtcgcttaagcgtccgacttcagctcaggtcctgatctcacagttcgtgagttcaagccccatgttgggctctgagctgacagctcagagcctggatcctgcttcggattctgtatctccctctctctttgcctctgtcccacgcatgctctatctctctttctcaaaaataaacattaaaaaaattttttttaaatttgttttttaaagaaacaaaaataagaaaacccaaAAAGAGAGGTGTCAGAGGCCAGGATGGATGTTGCACTGGTAGCTGGACACACAGGAAGGAAAGACTGGCCCAGAGGAAGGAGGTAGACCGGAAAGAGCACTTGACCTGAAGCCGAAAGGCCTCGGTGTCTGCACCTCGTTGCTCGTCTTGCAGATGGGTTCGCACCACCTGCTAGGGTTACCCTGGGGTCCCAGCAGAGCATACCTGTGGCAGCGCTAGGAGCCCATCCTGGAGGCAGGCCTCTGAAGATCTGGAGCCTGGGGATGGGGTGCTTCGTGACTGAGATCCCCTGTTTCCAGCTCTGAAGGGGTGGTGGTTTCCTTTGGCTTCTGTCTCCTCCAAACAGGAACTTGTGGTGAGGGGAAGTTCTGACTTCCTGCACTTGTAGCCGGCCAGGGCCTGGGCTGAGGGGCCCAGGCGCGCCTGGAggaggggcctgggctggggagcCTAGGCCGGAGGCTGCAGTGAGGGGAAAGGCAGGTGAGCGGGTGGGACTGGGGCCTGAGGTTCCAGGTGGGTCACCTGTGCGTCCTTGTGGATGTACTGCAGTGGCTGCAAGCATGGACGCATGGGGTACCTCCCTCCAGTTCAGGGCAGGAGGGAAGCacctggaagaggggcagaggaagtgTGCTCCATCCTGGTCCTGCCACTGCTCTGTGAGATGACCCCACGCTCTGGGGCCTCTGTCTCCTTAGTGGGCAAAATGGGCAATGGTAGCCATGGTCACTGAGGATTACTGGGAGGATTGAATGAGGCAGATCCATGGTGGGATCTCAGCCGCATCCTCACTATACCACCAGCACCATCATGGCACTCCTTGAAGTAGGTGGCCCTTGAACTGGCCATAAAGACTTGGGCAGGGGGCCAGTTagctcttccctccctgctcagTCTGCTGTGTTTGTGGGTTTCCCAGACAGAAACGGGGAGCTGGATTTCTCCACGTTCCTGACCATTATGCACACGCAAATAAAACAAGAGGACCCAAAGAAAGAAATCCTCTTGGCCATGTTGATGGCAGACAAGGAGAAGAAAGGCTACATCATGGCGTCCGAGCTGCGGTCAAAACTCATGACACTGGGGGAGAAGCTCACCCACAAGGAAGGTAAAGGCCTGGGTCCCTCCTTCCTAACAGCAGCTCATCCATAAGGAGCGTCTGTGGTGGCCTTCACCTGGCACCTTCTAGCAGCTCAGTGTGCCTTCCTACCTCAGAGCAGGACAAGGGGCCAGGGTCTTCTGGGAAAGCCCTTTGGACGCTCTATGGGATGACCCCAATGCTGGGCCATCCTCTGGCAATCTTCCAGCCTAGCCCCTGGGCCCTGCCACACCAGCCATCCCAGGCTGGCCACCAGAGGCTGGCATTTCCAGTTAGGCCCCTGGGCCTGCCTATggtggggctgggagggctgGGCTAGGACACAAGCAGGCCGGAGGAAAAGGCTTCAGTAACCGTGGACCTTTTAGCCTTTGGTTAAATCATAAGGGACCAGCAGAGGGGTTGCAAGGTTGTGGTTTGAATTAGATTGGACTCCtggtccgcccccccccccccccacctcatttGCGGGACCTCAGAtgagtttcttaacctctctcactctcctcgGTTTTCCCTTTGGGAAACAATGTTACAATAGACAGTCCCTCAGATCCTCCCAAGAGCTAACATTCTGTAAAGCAGTCTACTTAAGATTTTATCCGCAGTCACTAAGGCacagcacatttaaaaatagcGCTACAGACGGCAGATTCAGCTTTCCCCCGCTTTTTCAGGCTGCCAGCTATCACGATCCCATCTTTCACTGTAGCTGTGTTAATGTGAACCGGGGAAAAACATGGGCTCTCCTTCGCTCTCAGGCTCTGAGGACACCGCTCGGCCTTTTATGTTCCAGGCGGCGTGTTGGCAGAGGGGGCCGGCTGGGACCTTAATTCTTACGGTTAATGATCTCAGTCTAAAGCAACACCATGGCCCCCAAACTCACACGCATCTTGTTTGTTTAACCAGTGAAGTGACATTTCAAACAAACTGGTAATGTGTTCCAGACAAGCGGGAAGCCCGATTTCCCTTCCTCTCGttgtgggagagaggaaagatgaTACTAGGAGCAGGAATCTTTTACCCTGGATGACTGAAAGAAAATCTTCAATTTTATTAGGAAGCAGCCTCCAAACAGCTGGAGAAGGCTGCCAGGGAGGCCTCCATTCGAAGGCCTGGGACAGGCTTAGAATTTCAGCACCCTGGTTCTTTATGGGGTCAGAGGGACCCACCGCTCTACCCAGAAGGCATCATCAGTGCTTGGCCATGAAGCGCGGCCCCTTCTCTGGACAGGAGAAGGCTGCAGCGCTTGATGTCGCAAGCTGGTATTGGGCCTGTCCACTGGGAAGGTCTGAACCAAATGGCTGATGGGTAGAAGCTTCTTCAGGAAACAAGATAAATTTACAGTCTCTGCAACATTCTAAACATACTCAGAATTACCATCAGCTTAGGCACACAGCAGAGTAATTACATTTTACAGGAGGATGGACGGTTGAGCAGAGAATCACGGGATATTTCCCAACTGCCCAGAATTATGTGTCGGGGACATCTAGTGCCAGGGAAGTTGACACAGGGCAGTGAAGCGGTTTTTGCAAGAGGATGAGGATGGCCCAAAGAGCCAAAGGTAGGCTGGCCCCAGGAGGCCAGTGTGGAGAAACGTAAGCCGAAATGGCCTTTCTTGCCAACATCTGGGACAAGCTAGTATTTTGTCTGAGGAATCCAGAACCAGAAGAAAcaagtaaatgattttttttttttttttttagcaatgtCAGAGAACAATGACAGTTTTGTATACTAtgagctttaaatatttttttttcaacgttttttatttatttttgggacagagagagacagagcatgaacgggggaggggcagagagagagggagacacagaatcggaaacaggctccaggctccgagccatcagcccagagcctgacgcggggctcgaactcacggagcgcgagatcgtgacctggctgaagtcggacgcttaaccgactgcgccacccaggcgccctgtatacTATGAGCTTTAGACACagttgaatttattttctctcctactACCCCCATCCCTAAAACGCACACGTCCTAAAAGAGAGGTGATGGTGGCCGACACCACTTGTCACCAAGTCCCTTCTTAGGGTGGCGCAGGCCAATTTGGAAGGGAGAGCTGGCAGGCCAAAGCCAGGGACTGGGTGGCCCAGGATGGGGCTGCTGAGGCTGTCTGTTCTGCTGGGAGGCTGAGAGGGTGGGCTATAGGAGGTAAAATCCACACCAAACGTTTCTGGAAATACAGGCACAGGGGTcagacatttttcttaaaaaaagatgaagagaaaaacaagcacAAAGTGGCTTCAGTGGCTTAATCCTCACTTAGTACGCCTCCTTACCCTCTATCCTGGCCCCTGCAGAAAGCCTGATTAGCTCAAAATTGAATCAGTGGCCTTCAGGGACAGGGGATGGGTTGTCCTGTTCTGTTCACTAGTTTATTTCTTAGTCTACAGGAACGGTCCATTGGACACAAGGGAAGTCCTCTGGGGAGCCTCAGCCCCCCAGTAATTGACTCGATGTCCTATCATGTAACACTATGGCCAACCTGAAGAATTAATGTGATTTTTTGCAGTGGACGATCTTTTCGGGGAAGCAGAGATTGAACCAAATGGCAAAGTGAAGTATGATGAATTTATCGACAAGATCACCATCCCTGTGCAGGACTACTGAGCGAAGAGGGTGTGAGGGAGCCTCCCCCGGCCCTGGAGATGCAGACTGAGgagtttctgaaaagaaaagtGTTCCGTTCCCTCTGGGGAAATGGTGAACACGGCAGCAGGGTGACATGACCCGACGGTACCAGAGGGTAGCTTGGCT is part of the Neofelis nebulosa isolate mNeoNeb1 chromosome 7, mNeoNeb1.pri, whole genome shotgun sequence genome and encodes:
- the CALML4 gene encoding calmodulin-like protein 4 isoform X1; this encodes MSPGGALSAASFSRSETCRPGRAVAGHQLCSGKLESDPGTGPGLHGSRGFITGASTQLGGLSTWSREERDRTGGCGSWEPTGDSLRPRDEYKECFSLYDKQQRGKIKATDLMVVMRCLGASPTPGEVQRHLQTHGIDRNGELDFSTFLTIMHTQIKQEDPKKEILLAMLMADKEKKGYIMASELRSKLMTLGEKLTHKEVDDLFGEAEIEPNGKVKYDEFIDKITIPVQDY
- the CALML4 gene encoding calmodulin-like protein 4 isoform X2; the protein is MAKFLSQDQINEYKECFSLYDKQQRGKIKATDLMVVMRCLGASPTPGEVQRHLQTHGIDRNGELDFSTFLTIMHTQIKQEDPKKEILLAMLMADKEKKGYIMASELRSKLMTLGEKLTHKEVDDLFGEAEIEPNGKVKYDEFIDKITIPVQDY
- the CALML4 gene encoding calmodulin-like protein 4 isoform X4, whose product is MHTQIKQEDPKKEILLAMLMADKEKKGYIMASELRSKLMTLGEKLTHKEVDDLFGEAEIEPNGKVKYDEFIDKITIPVQDY